One genomic segment of Actinoplanes ianthinogenes includes these proteins:
- a CDS encoding zf-HC2 domain-containing protein, with the protein MTQEDHYDVASYALGVLDDRDAARFEDHLIECPQCAFELESFVQVADALADVDAEALLAAEKSEQDGVLLNKMFREVKVERQRANSRRLYSLAAAVVVFAMLSIGSLFLGPKLLGTDTTTRNPGTTASDKLDPLPDSDGVGIGGLPLPGQNYNGTDTRTGVATAVGLEKKDWGTQISFAVSNIKGPKTCGLVLVHRDGTSERVATWTIGEKGWGTPANPSPLLLQAVTGTPRDDIAHVQVQELTATGTGETLISVP; encoded by the coding sequence ATGACTCAGGAAGACCACTACGACGTCGCGTCGTACGCCCTCGGCGTGCTCGACGACCGCGACGCCGCCCGGTTCGAGGACCACCTGATCGAGTGCCCGCAGTGTGCGTTCGAGCTGGAGTCCTTCGTCCAGGTCGCGGACGCGCTGGCCGACGTCGACGCGGAGGCGCTGCTCGCCGCGGAGAAGTCCGAGCAGGACGGCGTCCTGCTGAACAAGATGTTCCGCGAGGTGAAGGTCGAACGCCAGCGGGCCAACAGCCGCCGGCTCTACTCGCTCGCCGCCGCCGTGGTCGTCTTCGCGATGCTCTCCATCGGCTCGCTCTTCCTGGGCCCCAAGCTGCTCGGCACGGACACCACGACGCGGAACCCGGGCACCACCGCCAGCGACAAGCTCGACCCGCTGCCGGACAGCGACGGCGTCGGCATCGGCGGCCTGCCCCTGCCCGGGCAGAACTACAACGGCACGGACACCCGGACCGGTGTGGCCACCGCGGTCGGCCTGGAGAAAAAGGACTGGGGCACCCAGATCTCCTTCGCGGTCTCCAACATCAAGGGGCCGAAGACGTGCGGCCTGGTCCTGGTGCACCGCGACGGCACCTCGGAGCGGGTGGCCACCTGGACGATCGGGGAGAAGGGCTGGGGCACCCCGGCCAACCCGTCCCCGCTGCTGCTCCAGGCGGTGACCGGCACCCCGCGCGACGACATCGCCCACGTGCAGGTGCAGGAACTCACCGCGACCGGGACCGGGGAGACGCTGATCAGCGTTCCGTAA
- a CDS encoding DUF4142 domain-containing protein: MKSWLVGAAAVTLAFMLTPASAARADDAVPVPPNTGLTDTAKGSLSAADQDFVIKVRLAGLWEIPAGNMAQEKSNDPNVVKIGKSIAAQHVALDSLDRAAAKKLGIDLPNQPNDDQQGWLNEMKNASGAQFDQIFVDRLRAAHGKIFPAIASIRAGTRNDTVRKLAQQANQFVMTHMTLLESSGIVDYGALPTVAAPTAGQKGPVPIDNQMIVAASNGGGVPGLSNTVILLVLAAALVIGVITTMRIFRSR, encoded by the coding sequence ATGAAGTCCTGGCTGGTGGGTGCCGCGGCCGTGACGTTGGCTTTCATGCTGACGCCGGCCAGTGCGGCCCGGGCCGACGACGCGGTGCCGGTGCCCCCGAACACCGGGCTCACCGACACCGCGAAAGGCTCGCTCAGCGCCGCTGATCAAGACTTCGTGATCAAGGTACGACTCGCCGGCCTCTGGGAGATCCCGGCCGGAAACATGGCCCAGGAGAAGTCGAACGACCCGAACGTCGTCAAGATCGGCAAGTCGATCGCGGCGCAGCACGTGGCCCTCGACAGCCTGGACCGGGCGGCGGCCAAGAAACTCGGCATCGACCTGCCCAACCAGCCCAACGACGATCAGCAGGGCTGGCTGAACGAGATGAAGAACGCCTCGGGGGCACAGTTCGACCAGATCTTCGTCGACCGGCTCCGCGCCGCGCACGGCAAGATCTTCCCGGCGATCGCCAGCATCCGGGCCGGGACGCGCAACGACACCGTCCGGAAGCTGGCCCAGCAGGCCAACCAGTTCGTCATGACGCACATGACCCTGCTGGAGAGCAGCGGCATCGTCGATTACGGCGCGCTGCCCACCGTGGCCGCGCCCACCGCCGGCCAGAAGGGCCCGGTGCCGATCGACAACCAGATGATCGTCGCCGCCAGCAACGGCGGCGGAGTGCCGGGTCTCAGCAACACCGTAATCCTGCTCGTCCTTGCTGCCGCGCTGGTGATCGGCGTGATCACCACCATGCGCATCTTCCGATCGCGGTAG
- a CDS encoding Pecanex-like protein 1 — protein sequence MRRSKYRRPTNPTWFSGRRRIIAVAATLAAFGGIVTVTQISSASTNDNTKSALAACDNLKAGGQTKLSTQTRRGTYTTNNGTVTQHPDDGAGDVATTEQVRARCRDWVMNNVANTQNQTNRRRNRGNGGNNNTGGNNNGGNNGGAASSAPTSAPATGQASDGASAPATTEPTDNQNNTGGNNNGGGNNNTGGNNNGGNNTGGNNNGGNNNGGGDNGGNNNGGGATAAPSTPPPGAGLGILTNSCDTSNLPRHDGFQKGDRCVSTEFGEVGSAANNPSLLITQAPRQVNRNTAFTLQVSTRNLIRDRFLAAGQGGYYVESSVLQNGLVRGHFHTACRMLASTNEAPTPEGVPAFFVATEDSKGGRTPDTVTIQVPGLPQAGLAQCASWAGDGSHRIPMMERANQTPAFDVVRIRVR from the coding sequence ATGCGAAGGTCCAAGTACCGGCGCCCCACTAACCCGACGTGGTTCAGCGGGCGTCGCCGGATCATCGCCGTGGCGGCCACGCTCGCGGCGTTCGGCGGCATCGTGACGGTCACGCAGATCTCCAGCGCCAGCACCAACGACAACACCAAGTCGGCGCTCGCGGCCTGCGACAACCTGAAGGCCGGCGGTCAGACGAAACTGTCCACGCAGACCCGGCGCGGCACGTACACCACCAACAACGGCACGGTCACCCAGCACCCGGACGACGGGGCCGGGGACGTGGCGACCACCGAGCAGGTGCGCGCCCGCTGCCGCGACTGGGTGATGAACAACGTCGCCAACACGCAGAACCAGACCAACCGGCGCCGTAACCGGGGCAACGGCGGCAACAACAACACCGGCGGCAACAACAACGGCGGCAACAACGGCGGTGCCGCGAGCAGCGCGCCGACCAGCGCCCCCGCGACGGGCCAGGCCTCCGACGGTGCCTCCGCTCCCGCCACCACCGAGCCGACCGACAACCAGAACAACACCGGCGGCAACAACAACGGCGGTGGGAACAACAACACCGGCGGCAACAACAATGGTGGCAACAACACCGGCGGCAACAACAACGGTGGGAACAACAACGGCGGCGGCGACAACGGCGGGAACAACAACGGCGGCGGCGCGACCGCGGCGCCCAGCACCCCGCCGCCCGGCGCCGGCCTCGGCATCCTGACCAACAGCTGCGACACCAGCAACCTGCCGCGGCACGACGGTTTCCAGAAGGGCGACCGGTGCGTCTCCACCGAGTTCGGTGAGGTCGGCTCGGCCGCCAACAACCCGTCGCTGCTGATCACCCAGGCGCCGCGACAGGTGAACCGGAACACCGCGTTCACCCTCCAGGTCAGCACCCGCAACCTGATCCGCGACCGGTTCCTCGCGGCCGGTCAGGGCGGCTACTACGTGGAGTCCAGCGTTCTCCAGAACGGCCTGGTCCGCGGCCACTTCCACACCGCCTGCCGGATGCTCGCCAGCACCAACGAGGCGCCGACCCCGGAAGGCGTCCCGGCGTTCTTCGTCGCCACCGAGGACAGCAAGGGCGGCCGCACGCCGGACACGGTCACCATCCAGGTGCCGGGCCTGCCGCAGGCCGGACTCGCGCAGTGCGCGTCCTGGGCCGGTGACGGCTCGCACCGGATCCCGATGATGGAGCGCGCCAACCAGACCCCGGCCTTCGACGTGGTCCGGATCCGGGTGCGCTGA
- a CDS encoding DNA-3-methyladenine glycosylase family protein, with protein MTAEVSRRLTPPERYQFAASVRSLLVPKHDPCGVLRDGELWLAVRSPAGPATLRLAREAGELVATGHGPGAGWVIERADAIAGLRDDVSGFADLSRRHPLVARLATTFAGVRMPATGQVFPRLLRAILEQKVTGTEAHRSYRKICRHLGEPAPGPVPLVLPPDPAAVAARPYWEFHPLGVEQRRTQALLRAAQVAARLEECADSAEATRRMTALPGIGPWTAAEVVRTAFGDPDAVSVGDYHIPNTVAYALAGEPRGTDERMLELLEPFRGHRGRVCDLLAMGGLMAPRYGPRMPVRSFARF; from the coding sequence ATGACCGCCGAGGTGAGCCGCCGCCTGACACCGCCGGAGCGGTATCAGTTCGCCGCCTCGGTGCGCTCGCTGCTGGTGCCCAAGCACGACCCGTGCGGCGTGCTGCGCGACGGTGAGCTGTGGCTCGCGGTCCGCTCCCCCGCCGGCCCGGCGACCCTGCGGCTGGCCCGGGAGGCCGGCGAGCTGGTCGCGACCGGGCACGGGCCCGGGGCGGGCTGGGTGATCGAGCGGGCCGACGCGATCGCCGGGCTGCGCGACGACGTGAGCGGCTTCGCCGACCTGTCCCGCCGGCATCCGCTGGTCGCCCGGCTGGCCACGACGTTCGCCGGGGTGCGGATGCCGGCCACCGGGCAGGTGTTCCCGCGGCTGCTGAGGGCGATCCTGGAGCAGAAGGTGACCGGCACCGAGGCGCACCGGTCGTACCGAAAGATCTGTCGTCATCTCGGCGAGCCCGCACCCGGGCCGGTCCCCCTGGTGCTGCCGCCCGATCCGGCCGCCGTGGCGGCCCGGCCCTACTGGGAGTTCCATCCGCTCGGCGTCGAGCAGCGGCGCACCCAGGCGCTGTTGCGCGCCGCGCAGGTGGCCGCACGGCTGGAGGAGTGCGCCGACTCGGCCGAGGCCACCCGGCGGATGACCGCGCTGCCCGGGATCGGGCCGTGGACCGCGGCCGAGGTGGTCCGGACCGCCTTCGGCGACCCGGACGCGGTCAGTGTCGGCGACTATCACATTCCCAACACCGTTGCGTACGCCCTGGCCGGCGAGCCCCGCGGCACCGACGAGCGGATGCTGGAGCTGCTCGAGCCGTTCCGGGGGCACCGGGGCCGGGTCTGCGATCTGCTCGCCATGGGCGGCCTGATGGCCCCCCGCTACGGCCCGCGGATGCCGGTGCGCTCGTTCGCCCGGTTCTGA
- a CDS encoding diacylglycerol/lipid kinase family protein, with amino-acid sequence MRTPRRVAVVAHKKKTLGGGLDELRRRLTDHDIKDLFWYEVPKSRKAPARVREALAEKPDLLVVWGGDGMVQRTLDVVAADGSPVPVAIMPAGTGNLLAGNLGIPTDLEQAVQIAFTGDRRRLDLGKLGGEHFAVMAGVGFDGAMIKDADGALKDRLGKLAYVWTGIRHVSGEAPRTKIKVDGVPWFDDEASCVLIGNVGTITGGIQAFDDAAPDDGWLDVGVATAQGALQWARALGTMAVKRSDSSPFVRTTRARKVSVRLKSKLEYELDGGARARTKSFTASIVPGAVEICVPAAEERSEDSSDR; translated from the coding sequence ATGCGAACCCCCCGCAGAGTCGCCGTCGTTGCCCACAAGAAGAAGACCCTCGGTGGCGGGCTGGACGAGCTGCGCCGCCGGCTCACCGACCACGACATCAAAGACCTTTTCTGGTACGAGGTGCCGAAGAGCCGCAAGGCGCCGGCCCGAGTCCGCGAAGCCCTCGCCGAGAAGCCGGACCTGCTCGTGGTCTGGGGCGGTGACGGCATGGTGCAGCGCACCCTGGACGTGGTCGCGGCCGACGGCTCGCCCGTGCCGGTCGCGATCATGCCGGCCGGCACCGGCAACCTGCTGGCCGGCAACCTGGGCATCCCGACCGACCTGGAGCAGGCCGTCCAGATCGCCTTCACCGGCGACCGGCGGCGGCTCGACCTCGGCAAACTCGGTGGCGAGCACTTCGCCGTGATGGCCGGGGTCGGCTTCGACGGCGCGATGATCAAGGACGCCGACGGTGCCCTGAAGGACCGGCTGGGCAAGCTCGCGTATGTCTGGACCGGCATCCGGCACGTCAGCGGCGAGGCCCCGCGCACGAAGATCAAGGTGGACGGTGTCCCCTGGTTCGACGACGAGGCCAGCTGCGTGCTGATCGGGAACGTCGGGACGATCACCGGCGGCATCCAGGCCTTCGACGACGCGGCGCCGGACGACGGGTGGCTCGACGTCGGGGTGGCGACCGCGCAGGGTGCGCTCCAGTGGGCGCGGGCGCTCGGCACCATGGCGGTCAAGCGCTCCGACAGCTCACCGTTCGTCCGGACCACCCGGGCCCGCAAGGTCTCGGTCCGGCTGAAGTCGAAGCTGGAGTACGAGCTCGACGGCGGCGCCCGGGCCCGGACGAAGAGCTTCACGGCGTCGATCGTCCCGGGCGCCGTGGAGATCTGCGTCCCCGCGGCGGAGGAACGGTCCGAGGATTCGAGTGACCGATAG
- a CDS encoding MBL fold metallo-hydrolase, whose translation MAKRVRTRTVVALALGAAAVWAARDLPAQMGAKARGARRARMEASPQFSGGKFRNTVPATEVAAASMPRLFVAAMTDRDARRPHLPVPVVTPPSAPADGLHVTWYGHSSALVEIEGHRVLLDPVWSDRCSPSRLTGPRRLHEPPVPLRELPPLDAIVISHDHYDHLDMVSIQTLVDLQAAPFLVPLGVGAHLERWGVPESRIVELDWDESHKVGTLELTATAARHFSGRGFNRDETLWASWVLKGPTRRAFYSGDTGYFPGFAEIGEEHGPFDVTLVQVGAYGDAWPDIHMVPEDGVSVHVDVRGGLMIPVHWATFNLALHDWSEPADRTWREAKARGVRLSIPRPGERVDVDNPPPVDGWWQQIA comes from the coding sequence ATGGCGAAGCGTGTTCGTACCCGTACGGTAGTGGCTCTGGCACTCGGCGCCGCGGCGGTCTGGGCCGCCCGCGACCTCCCCGCCCAGATGGGCGCGAAAGCGCGCGGCGCACGCCGCGCCCGGATGGAGGCCTCCCCGCAGTTCTCCGGTGGAAAATTCCGCAACACGGTCCCGGCCACCGAGGTCGCCGCGGCGTCCATGCCGCGGCTGTTCGTCGCCGCGATGACCGACCGCGACGCCCGCCGGCCGCACCTGCCGGTCCCGGTGGTCACCCCGCCCTCGGCCCCCGCCGACGGCCTGCACGTCACCTGGTACGGGCACTCCTCCGCGCTGGTCGAGATCGAGGGTCACCGCGTCCTGCTGGACCCGGTCTGGAGCGACCGCTGCTCCCCGTCCCGGCTGACCGGCCCGCGCCGGCTCCACGAGCCGCCGGTCCCGCTGCGCGAGCTGCCCCCGCTGGACGCGATCGTGATCTCCCACGACCACTACGACCACCTCGACATGGTCAGCATCCAGACCCTGGTCGACCTCCAGGCCGCACCGTTCCTGGTCCCGCTCGGCGTGGGTGCCCACCTGGAGCGCTGGGGCGTCCCCGAGTCCCGCATCGTCGAGCTGGACTGGGACGAGTCGCACAAGGTCGGCACGCTGGAGCTGACCGCCACCGCGGCCCGGCACTTCTCCGGCCGCGGCTTCAACCGTGACGAGACCCTCTGGGCCAGCTGGGTGCTGAAGGGACCGACCCGCCGCGCGTTCTACTCCGGCGACACCGGTTACTTCCCCGGCTTCGCCGAGATCGGCGAGGAGCACGGCCCGTTCGACGTCACCCTGGTCCAGGTCGGTGCGTACGGCGACGCCTGGCCGGACATCCACATGGTCCCGGAGGACGGCGTCTCGGTGCACGTCGACGTCCGCGGCGGCCTGATGATCCCGGTCCACTGGGCCACCTTCAACCTGGCCCTGCACGACTGGTCCGAGCCGGCCGACCGCACCTGGCGCGAGGCCAAGGCCAGGGGCGTGCGGCTGTCGATCCCGCGCCCCGGCGAGCGCGTCGACGTCGACAACCCGCCCCCGGTCGACGGCTGGTGGCAGCAGATCGCCTGA
- a CDS encoding deoxyguanosinetriphosphate triphosphohydrolase family protein yields MDDPRTQRLFGDSTVAPGDLAFSPFRVDRDRIVSSPFFARLAGVTQVISPGGAGLLVHNRLTHSLKVAQVARAIAERIQARDTDLAEKLGGCDPDVVEAAALAHDLGHPPFGHLGERVLDRLARQRLGLRDGFEGNAQSYRIVTSTEIRGQATIGLNLTNAVRAAILKYPWTRHGHPAPHPRFMDPPPRGAAAHPDDPEGGSGKFGAYSTEVNDVRAARAPFAGRVADWQQTVEASVMDTADDIAYAIHDLEDVHRVGVLQQGAVAAELLAWQRWGTATDLRRAGGAIESLRRSLHRKEDWIADDDAFADAVELVRAELVDGLLAQPFDGSVQAEARVAAFSATWTRRLVDSVELTEQAAIRSGHAQLSVAQWHEVQILKFVQNRFVLARPDLALHQRGQGRLLATLVEALLAWLTDPDEEDRLPRRLRDLVELAEAELPEGTPERLGRARGRAVIDFVAGLTDGQAVGLMEALSGRSRQLWTDAFVL; encoded by the coding sequence ATGGACGATCCGCGTACCCAGCGACTCTTCGGCGACAGCACGGTGGCCCCCGGCGACCTCGCGTTCAGCCCGTTCCGCGTCGACCGGGACCGGATCGTCAGCTCGCCGTTCTTCGCCCGCCTCGCCGGGGTCACCCAGGTGATCAGCCCCGGCGGGGCCGGGCTGCTGGTGCACAACCGGCTCACCCACAGCCTCAAGGTCGCCCAGGTGGCCCGGGCGATCGCCGAGCGGATCCAGGCCCGGGACACCGACCTGGCGGAGAAACTGGGCGGCTGCGACCCGGACGTGGTGGAGGCCGCCGCGCTCGCTCACGACCTGGGGCACCCGCCGTTCGGGCACCTCGGCGAGCGGGTGCTGGACCGGCTGGCCCGGCAGCGGCTCGGGCTGCGCGACGGGTTCGAGGGGAACGCCCAGTCGTACCGGATCGTCACCAGCACCGAGATCCGCGGGCAGGCCACCATCGGGCTGAACCTGACGAACGCGGTGCGGGCCGCGATCCTGAAGTACCCGTGGACCCGGCACGGGCATCCGGCGCCGCACCCGCGGTTCATGGACCCGCCGCCGCGCGGGGCGGCCGCCCACCCGGACGATCCGGAGGGCGGCTCGGGCAAGTTCGGGGCGTATTCCACCGAGGTCAACGACGTGCGGGCGGCACGGGCGCCGTTCGCCGGGCGGGTGGCGGACTGGCAGCAGACCGTCGAGGCCTCGGTGATGGACACCGCCGACGACATCGCGTACGCCATTCACGACCTGGAGGACGTGCACCGGGTCGGCGTGCTCCAGCAGGGCGCGGTCGCCGCCGAGCTGCTGGCCTGGCAGCGCTGGGGCACCGCGACCGACCTGCGGCGGGCCGGCGGCGCGATCGAGTCGCTGCGCCGCAGCCTGCATCGCAAGGAGGACTGGATCGCCGACGACGACGCGTTCGCCGACGCGGTCGAGCTGGTCCGGGCCGAGCTGGTGGACGGGCTGCTGGCCCAGCCGTTCGACGGGTCGGTGCAGGCCGAGGCCCGGGTCGCGGCGTTCTCGGCGACCTGGACCCGGCGGCTGGTCGACTCGGTGGAGCTGACCGAGCAGGCGGCGATCCGCAGCGGGCACGCGCAGCTGTCCGTGGCGCAGTGGCACGAGGTGCAGATCCTCAAGTTCGTGCAGAACAGGTTCGTGCTGGCCCGGCCGGACCTGGCGCTGCACCAGCGCGGTCAGGGCCGGCTGCTGGCCACCCTGGTGGAGGCGCTGCTGGCCTGGCTGACCGACCCCGACGAGGAGGACCGCCTGCCGCGCCGGCTGCGGGACCTGGTCGAGCTGGCCGAGGCGGAGCTGCCCGAGGGCACACCGGAACGGCTGGGCCGGGCCCGCGGGCGCGCGGTGATCGACTTCGTGGCGGGTCTGACCGACGGGCAGGCGGTCGGCCTGATGGAGGCGCTCTCCGGGCGCTCGCGGCAGCTCTGGACCGACGCGTTCGTGCTCTGA
- a CDS encoding TetR/AcrR family transcriptional regulator produces MLDGALDALRDHGVTGTSARTIAAAAGVNQALVFYHYGSVDELVGAACRQATEQRVAHYSDRFAAVTSLRELLQVGRELHASELAQGNVSVLAQTLAAAQSNARLAEPIRATFQLWTTEIEAVLRRVLAGSPIAEVADVPGLAQAISSAFVGLELFEGIDPDGGRRAMEAIDQLAVLVEVMDELGPLATRVLRSRIKKAGKR; encoded by the coding sequence CTGCTGGACGGCGCCCTGGACGCCCTGCGCGACCACGGGGTGACCGGCACCTCGGCCCGCACCATCGCCGCCGCGGCCGGGGTCAACCAGGCGCTCGTCTTCTACCACTACGGCTCGGTCGACGAGCTGGTCGGCGCGGCCTGCCGACAGGCCACCGAGCAGCGGGTGGCGCACTACTCGGACCGGTTCGCCGCGGTCACCTCGCTGCGCGAGCTGCTCCAGGTGGGCCGCGAGCTGCACGCCAGCGAGCTGGCCCAGGGCAACGTGTCGGTGCTGGCGCAGACCCTGGCCGCGGCGCAGAGCAACGCGCGGCTGGCCGAGCCGATCCGGGCCACCTTCCAGCTCTGGACCACCGAGATCGAGGCGGTGCTGCGCCGGGTGCTGGCCGGCTCGCCGATCGCCGAGGTCGCCGACGTGCCCGGGCTGGCGCAGGCGATCTCGTCGGCGTTCGTCGGGCTGGAGCTGTTCGAGGGCATCGACCCGGACGGCGGCCGCCGGGCGATGGAGGCCATCGACCAGCTCGCCGTGCTGGTCGAGGTGATGGACGAGCTCGGCCCGCTGGCCACCCGGGTGCTGCGCTCCCGGATCAAGAAGGCCGGGAAGAGGTAG
- a CDS encoding HipA family kinase, with the protein MLRDVTAIRYVTPLREGGSLPGVVEADDLGTYVVKFRGAGQGPKALVAEVIAGELARRLDLPVPELARVELDPVVARAEPDEEVQELIKASAGGNLGMDFLPGALGYDPNAHPVEAGLASRVLAFDAFVENVDRSWRNPNLLIWHGALWLIDHGATLYFHHNWARAENVVHRPYKGDDHVLKPYASALATEGPALAARITPELLAEVVALVPADWLDDGDRDAYQDHLARRAARPEAWLP; encoded by the coding sequence GTGCTCCGTGATGTCACCGCGATCCGCTATGTCACCCCGCTGAGAGAGGGTGGCTCACTTCCCGGGGTCGTCGAGGCCGACGACCTCGGGACGTACGTGGTGAAGTTCCGCGGCGCCGGCCAGGGCCCGAAAGCGCTGGTCGCCGAGGTGATCGCCGGTGAGCTGGCGCGCCGGCTGGACCTGCCGGTGCCGGAGCTGGCCCGGGTCGAGCTGGACCCGGTGGTAGCCCGCGCCGAGCCGGACGAGGAGGTCCAGGAGCTGATCAAGGCGAGCGCCGGCGGCAACCTGGGGATGGACTTCCTGCCCGGCGCCCTGGGCTACGACCCGAACGCGCACCCGGTCGAGGCCGGCCTGGCCAGCCGGGTGCTCGCCTTCGACGCGTTCGTGGAGAACGTGGACCGCAGCTGGCGCAACCCGAACCTGCTGATCTGGCACGGCGCCCTGTGGCTGATCGACCACGGCGCCACGCTGTACTTCCACCACAACTGGGCGCGGGCGGAGAACGTGGTGCACCGGCCGTACAAAGGGGACGACCACGTGCTCAAGCCGTACGCCTCCGCGCTCGCCACCGAGGGCCCGGCACTGGCCGCCCGGATCACGCCGGAGCTGCTCGCCGAGGTGGTCGCACTGGTCCCGGCGGACTGGCTGGACGACGGCGACCGGGACGCGTATCAGGACCATCTCGCGCGCCGGGCCGCGCGGCCGGAGGCGTGGCTGCCATGA
- a CDS encoding DUF3037 domain-containing protein, with protein sequence MTRTPYEYAVIQAVPRIERGELINVGVLLYAQRHDFLKARTHLDETRLLCLDPAADVTAVRAALESWEATCLGGGASAGMKLGERFRWLVAPRSTILRAGPVHMGLAADPAAELERLVELLVH encoded by the coding sequence ATGACCAGAACCCCTTATGAGTACGCGGTGATCCAGGCCGTGCCCCGGATCGAGCGCGGCGAGCTGATCAACGTCGGGGTGCTGCTGTACGCCCAGCGCCACGACTTCCTGAAAGCGCGCACCCACCTGGACGAGACCCGGCTGCTCTGCCTGGACCCGGCGGCCGACGTGACCGCCGTCCGAGCCGCCCTGGAGTCCTGGGAGGCGACCTGCCTGGGCGGCGGCGCCTCGGCCGGGATGAAGCTGGGCGAGCGCTTCCGCTGGCTGGTCGCCCCGCGCAGCACCATCCTGCGGGCCGGCCCGGTCCACATGGGGCTGGCCGCGGATCCGGCGGCTGAGCTGGAAAGACTTGTCGAACTGCTGGTGCACTGA
- a CDS encoding transglutaminase domain-containing protein, translating into MDHTRQTRFSDPGRHHDRLAALPADPAAIGAVVRNLHVHYRGSGIDFPPERLTDIDTRWVSRMLDLDEERFGGAPLDAPRPVEQRLVGCCRDAALLAVAALRAHRIPARTRVGFAGYLIPDYHVDHVVTEYHDGTRWIAMDVQPDLPEITLGPAGLRTAAQSWRAFRRGEIDPSTYGVGPGQPIGGPWMLLQYLTLELAHRMGDELLLWDLFGEAAIPFADRDWSEMPEELPGDLGYLDEVAGLLLAADDGDRAAEGKLAARYAEDARLHPGSSVFCVSPRGARYEVGL; encoded by the coding sequence ATGGACCACACTCGACAGACCCGCTTCTCCGATCCGGGCCGGCACCACGACCGTCTCGCGGCCCTGCCCGCCGACCCGGCCGCGATCGGTGCCGTCGTCCGCAACCTGCACGTGCACTATCGCGGTTCCGGCATCGACTTCCCGCCGGAGCGGCTGACCGACATCGACACCCGCTGGGTGAGCCGGATGCTCGACCTCGACGAGGAGCGGTTCGGCGGTGCGCCGCTGGACGCGCCGCGGCCGGTCGAGCAGCGTCTGGTCGGCTGTTGCCGGGACGCGGCCCTGCTCGCCGTCGCCGCGCTGCGTGCCCACCGGATCCCGGCCCGCACCCGGGTCGGCTTCGCCGGTTATCTGATCCCGGACTATCACGTCGACCATGTGGTCACCGAGTATCACGACGGCACCCGATGGATCGCCATGGACGTCCAGCCCGACCTGCCGGAGATCACGCTCGGCCCGGCCGGGTTGCGGACCGCGGCGCAGTCCTGGCGCGCTTTCCGGCGCGGCGAGATCGACCCTTCGACGTACGGTGTGGGCCCCGGTCAGCCGATCGGCGGCCCGTGGATGCTCCTTCAGTACCTGACCTTGGAGCTGGCCCACCGGATGGGCGACGAGCTGCTGCTCTGGGACCTGTTCGGCGAGGCGGCCATCCCGTTCGCCGACCGGGACTGGTCCGAGATGCCGGAGGAACTGCCCGGCGATCTCGGTTACCTGGACGAGGTCGCCGGCCTGCTGCTCGCCGCCGACGACGGCGACCGGGCGGCCGAGGGCAAACTGGCCGCCCGATACGCCGAGGATGCCCGGCTACATCCCGGTAGCAGTGTCTTCTGTGTCTCGCCGCGTGGCGCTCGCTACGAGGTCGGCCTCTGA